The following DNA comes from Amycolatopsis solani.
GGATTCCTGGCCGCTCTTGGCGACGATCTGCTCGACGTCGAGCCCTTCGGACTTGAAGTAGCCGCCGTCCAAGGCCAGCCAGAACGGCGCGAGGTCCGTTGTCGGCATGATCGAGACCTTGATCTTCGACTTCTCCAGGCCGCCCCCGTTCGACGAGGCGTTCGAGTCGTCCGAGCCGAGGGCGCTGCAGCCCGTGAGGGCTGTCGCCGCCGCGACGGTGAGGGCGAGCCCGAGCGCGGCGCGGCGAGTGCGAACCCGGCCACTGCTCATGGCGTTTCCAAGCAAGGCCTGCTCCTTGGTGAAGAAAGTGACGGTTGATGGACCGAATCCCGGGGAAGTACGTAACTCATTCTCGGGAGTACGCGGGCCACTGTAGAGAACGTGACAGGTTGCTCACAACGGGTGCGATCCATACCCGAGAGGGTGGCGCACGTCACTCTTTTGGCCTCTGGTCTAGACCCACTGCTCCACTCGCCGTAAGCGTTCACCCAGCGTAAGGCCCAGATCCTGAATAAGAGATCTCCAGCTGTGCGCCGACTGAGCGAACGCTGTGCAACATCGAGCGCGTCCTGTCGGGAGGGTTACATCTTCTCCGGGCGTTCGCTACCCTCTGCACCTGCGGGGAGGTATCAACCTCCGATGTAGTGAGAGAGAGTGCCTGGATGGCCGATCAAGTCGATCCCCGGTTTACCAGGGCACGCTGTGCTTTTCCTGAGAGATTCGTCCCCGTAGAGGCCACTGCCTGGCCGGGCAAAGCCGCCACGCCGGTGAGCTAGGCCGAACCAACAGACCGATGCGAAACCAGCGCAGGGACCCGACCGTGATGCTCGAGCTGAACCGATTCCGTCCGGCTGGACGGGGTTCAGGAACACCCACCGAAGACGATCTTTTCACCCGTACGGGTACCGTCTCGCGCTGGGCTCGTTCCGACCTGCCGCTGCGTTTGGGCGCCGGGAGCGTGCAGACGAGTGGCTGACGAGAACGCGATGCGCCCCGGTGGTGGGCGCTGGACCGACCAAGGTTTCACGAGCACGAACGATGATGGTGGTGCGGCGGTGCCGAACGAAGACGCCGCGGGGGTAGGAGGGGCCCCCGCGCAGTCGCCCGGAGACAGTCCGGGCCGGAAGGCCGGGTTCTTTTCCGGCATGCGCGACTGGCGGCTGCGCTCCAAGCTGGCCGCGGTCCTGATCATCCCGACCCTGACCGCCGCGGTGCTGGGGGCACTGCGCGTGGTCGACGACGCCCGGCAGGCGGCGGAGTTCCAGCGGACGGCCGACCAGGTGGCGTTCGCCGTCAAGGTCACGACGGTCGTCCACGAGCTCCAGAACGAGCGCGGTCTGGCCGTCGCCCGGATCTCGTCGAACAACCCGCTCCTGCAGACGGGCCTCGACTCGCAGATCTCGAAGGTCGACCGCGAAGTCGCGGACCTGCGCTCGGCGGCGTCGACGCTCAACTACGACGACCAGGCGACCAAGGACCGCTACACCCGCGGTATCCAGCGCCTCGACGCCCTGCGCCCGCTGCGGGCCGCGTTCAACACCGCGAACGGCCTGCCCGACATCACGGTGATGACCGCCTACTCGGGCATCCTCGACTCGCTCATCGAGCTGGGCCGCGAGGTGACCACCGCGGTCACCGACCGGGACGTGCTCCGGCTGGGCACGAGCACGCAGGCGATCAGCGAGGCCAAGGAGTTCACCACCCGCTCCGACGCCGAGCTGCAGATCGCCGCGTTCCGGGGCAGCTTCCCCGGCGACCTCCTCGACCAGACGCGCGCGTCGGCGTCCAGCGCGGACGCCTCGGTCCAGGCCTTCCTCGCGAACGCCGACGACGACCAGCGCCAGCTCTACAACGACACCTACTCCGGCCCGGAGGTCGACGACCGCCGCCGGATCCAGACCGCGGCGTTCGCCTTCGCCCAGCTGGACCAGCCGCCGAGCATCGACACCACGGCGCTCGGCAAGGACAGCACCGTGTCGGCGGACAAGCTGCACGCGGTCGAGTCGAACCTGCTCGCCCAGCTCAAGACCCGCGCGGACGACCTCGCCACGGCGGCGGTCAACTCGGCGTGGGTCGGCGGTGCCATCGTGCTCGCCGCCCTGGCCGCTGCGATCGCGCTGATGCTCATCGTCGCGCGCCTCATGCTGCGCCCGCTGCGGGTGCTGCGCCGGAGCGCGCTGGACGTCGCCTACACCCGGCTGCCGGAAACCGTGCAGGCGATCCTCGACGACCCGGACCCGGTCGGCGCCTCCAAGAAGGCCGTCCAGCCGGTGCCCGTCACCTCCCGCGACGAGATCGGCGAGGTCGCGCGGTCGTTCGACATCGTCCACGAGCAAGCCGTCAAGATGGCCGCCGAGCAGGCCCTCCTGCGCGAGAACGTCAACGGCATCTTCGTGAACCTCTCCCGGCGGTCGCAGCGGCTGGTGGAACGCCAGCTCGGCGTCATCGACCGCCTCGAGGCCGACGAGCAGGACCCGGACCACTTGGCGAGCCTGTTCGAGCTCGACCACCTGGCCACCCGGCTGCGGCGCAACGGTGAGTCCCTGCTGGTGCTCTCCGGCGCCGGCCTGGCCAAGTCCGTGCCCAAGCCGGTGCCCGCCGCCGACGTCATCGGCGCCGCGGTGTCCGAGATCGAGCAGTACGCCCGGATCGAGGTCGGCATCGTGCCCGACGTCGCGGTCCAGGGCCTCGCGATCCACGACCTCGTGCACGTCCTCGCGGAGCTGCTCGACAACGCGACCTACTTCTCCGAGCCGGAGACGAAGGTCATCGTCCGGGCCGTGGTGACCCGCCGGAAGGCTCTCGCCATCCAGGTCACCGACCACGGTGTCGGCATGAGCGACGAGCGGCTGGCCGAGGTCAACGCGCGGCTCGCCGAGCCGCCGGACCTGGACGTGTCGGTGACCAGGCGAATGGGTCTGTACGTGGTCTCGCGCCTGGCCAAGCGCCACGGCATCGAGGTCCGGCTGCGCGAGAACGAGGACATCGAGGGCGGCGTGATAGCTCGCGTCGTCGTCCCGGCGGAGCTGCTCACGCACCTGCGCCCCGGCATGCAGCGGCAGACCCCGCTGCCGCCGGGCCGGTCCGAAACGTCCATGTCGATGCCGAGCATCCCGATCCCGGCCGCGCGCTCGGACTTCGACCAGACGCAGTCGTTCTCGCCGACTCCGCCGCCGCCCTCGGCACCCACGCCCACCCCGCCGCCGCCTCCGGCCCCGCCGAAGCACGAGCCGGTGGCGAACCAGGGCGGGCTGGTCCCGCTCGACCAGCCGATCAGCCTGGACGACCTGGTCAGCGGCGGCCGCGCGGCGGGCCCGTTCCTGTCGCCCGAGCTGCCCAAGCCCGACGTGCCGGCCTGGCCGACCGCGGAGGACCTGGCGCCGCTGGCGCCGTCGTCGAACGGGGACGGAGCCAGCTCCCGGGCCGGCGACACCCAGTTCGCGCCGCTGGTGCTGCCCAAGCGCGAGCCGAAGTTCGTGCCGCCCGAGGAACCGCCCCCGGCGCCGCCACCCGCGGCGGAGGTCGGTTCGTCGGCGCTCGAGGACGATGTACCCACCCGGCGGCTCCCGATCTACCAGTCGGTGCTGTCACGCTGGTTCAGTGAGGGCGACGACGCGGCTGCCGACCCGGTGCCGCCGCAGAGCGACCAGGGCCACCAGAGCCACCGGAGTGTGCAGGACGAGGTCGAGGACCCGAACCTGCCGCCCCTCACCGGCCGCGACGAGCCCGTCCCGGAACCCGTGGACGAGCTGCAGCCGACGGCAGCCACGCGGCACCCGCTCCTCCCGCCCGACGACGGCTGGCACAGCGCCTCCGACGACGGCTGGCAGGCGGCGCAGTCGCTGCTCGAGTCCAAGAACGAGGAGATCACCACGGCCGGGCTGCCCAAGCGCATCCCGAACGCCTACCTGGTGCCGGGGTCGATCAGCAGTTCGAGCTCGACGCCCGAGGCGCCGGCCCAGAACAACTTTGCGGATGCCACCGCGGGCATGCCCGGAACGGGTGCGATCACCCGCTCGGCGTCCGCGGCGCGGAACCGGATGGCAAGCTTCCAACGTGGGTACACCTCGGGACGCCATGCGCTGAAGGAGCGACCGGGCGACGAGGTTCCGGTGAGTGGCAACACAGACAGCAGTGAGGAGTGAAAGTGACACGGGCGGGTGCAATGCAGCCGGGTGGCTCCGCGCAGCCGAACGGCCAGGCGCATGCCAAGGCGAACAATGCCGGCAGCTTCGCTTGGCTGATCACGGATTTCGTGCACCGGGTGCCCGGCGCGGCCCACGCGGTCGTGGTGTCGGCCGACGGCCTGCTCCTGGCGGCCTCGCGCGGGCTGCCGAAGGACCGGGCGGACCAGCTGGCCGCGGTGGCGTCGGGGCTGACCAGCCTCGCGCGTGGTGCGGCCAAGGTGTTCGAGGGCGGCACGGTGGCGCAGACGGTGGTCGAGATGGCCAACGGCTTCCTCTTCCTCATGTCGGTTTCCGACGGTTCTTGTCTGGCGGTGCTGGGATCGCCGGAGAGTGACATCGGCTTGGTCGTCTACGAGATGACCTTGCTGGTGGAGCGGGTCGGCCAGCAGCTGACTCCGGAGATGCGGGCGCAACTGCAGGGCGCGGCCGTCCGCCGCTGAGGACCTGGGAACCGAGGAGAGAGCCGTGGACGACGGGCGCTTGAGGGGTGATGGCCGGCTCGGTGACGACTTCTCCGGTGGTTGGTCCGAGCAGCCGGACGACGGCCGGGAGGACTGGCAGTCGTTCCGGGAACGCGTCGACCGCGAATGGCGGGCGAGGCGGGTGCAGGCATCCGACAGCGACCCCGTGCGGGAGCCGCCGAACTGGCTGACCGACTCGGGCGCCGGGCAGGAGCCGATCCGCCCGATCGCGGGCGGCACCGAATACCGCGACCGGCTGCTCGGCGGGCCGGGCGCGGAACTGTTCGGTGGTTCGAGCGGGCCGCTGTACGACGCGCACGAGTTCGCCGCGTACAGCACCGAGCGGGACTTCGGAGCGGGACCGGACTCCGGTGAACTGGCCGCGGCGCTGCCGCGCCAGGCCCACCAGGAGTACGTGGACGAGCCGGCGCCGACGGAGATGGAGACGTCCGGCCTGGTCCGGCCGTACTTCCGGACCCGTGGCCGGACGAAGGCGACCCTCGACCTGGCGATCGAGGCGCTGATCTCGACCAGCGAACAGGGCCGGATGCTCGACCGGGTCCGGGTGCCCGAGCACCGGTCGATCTGCGACCTGTGCCTCGACACCCGGTCGGTGGCCGAGGTGGCGGCGCTGCTGCGCCTGCCGCTCGGTGTGGTGCGGGTGTTGATTGGTGACGTGGCGGGTCTCGGGCTGGTGCTGGTGCACTCCAGCAGCACGACCGTGGGCGACCGGCCGAGTATCGAGTTCATGGAAAGGGTGCTCAGTGGGCTTCGGAGAATTTGACTCCGACGCGAACGCGCCGCAGGTGACGGGTCCGACCTCGTCGGCCAAGATCGTGGTCGCCGGCGGGTTCGGTTCGGGGAAGACAACGTTGGTCGGGGCGATCTCGGAGATCGACCCGCTGACCACCGAGGCCATGATGACCGAGGCCAGCGTCGGACACGACGACACCTCGGCCACGCCCAACAAGACCACCACCACCGTGGCGATGGACTTCGGGCGCATCTCGCTGGACTCGGACCTCGTGCTGTACGTCTTCGGCACGCCGGGTCAGCACCGGTTCTGGTTCATGTGGGACGACCTCGCGGTCGGCGCCATCGGCGCGGTCGTGCTGGTGGACACGCGGCGGCTCGCCGACGCGTTCCCCTCGATCGACTTCTTCGAGAACCGGAAGCTGCCCTACGTCGTGGCGATCAACTGCTTCGACCGGCTGCTGCACCACCAGATCGAGGACGTCCGGCACGCGCTGACCATCGCGCCGTCGGTCCCGATCATGGCGTGCGACGCGCGCGAGCGCGACTCCGCCAAGCAGGTGCTGATCTCCGTCGTCCAGCACGCGATCGCGCACGATTCGGCGCTGCGCGCGGGATAACCGATGACGCCCCGAACCGGATGCGGCCGTTGGAGTGAACTCCGCGTGCTTCACCCACTTCGGGGAGTGGTGCCGCCGTCCGGTGCGGCGGCCGGCCACGCCGGTCCGCGAAGACCGGCGGCGGGTCGGCGTGCCTCGGCCAGTGGCACCCCCGCTGACCTGCGCCGACACCTCGCGGTGGCCGTGCGGGACCGGCGTCGCCGGGTGCCGCCCGGAAGCGTGACCCCGTCCGGGCCGGCGCGGAGCGCGGCCACGCGCACACGTAGGGTGCGCAGCGGCCGGCCGGTGGTGGACTCGACACCACCGGCGGTGCGAATACGCTTTACCGTGGCGTCGAGTCCACCACCGTCCGGCCCCGCCGGACGCTCCGGGGTGCGGCGCGCGGTGCCGCACGAGCGAGGAGGGGCAGTAGTGACGGCTTCCGGCCAGGGCACATTCGGCTGGCTCATCACGGACTTCGTGCGCCGGGTACCCGGTGCGGCGCACGCCGTTCTGGTGTCCGCGGACGGCCTGCTCCTGGCGCCGTCGGAAGGCTTGCCTCAGGAACGCGCCGAACAGCTGTCCGCGGTGGCGTCCGGGCTGATCAGCCTGACGCACGGGGCCGCGCGCTGCTTCGAAGCGGGCGGTGTCAACCAGACCGTGGTGGAGATGGAGCGCGGCTACTTGTTCTTGATGTCCGTTTCGGACGGTTCGTCGCTGGCGGTGCTGGCCGCGCCGACGTGCGACATCGGCACGGTCGCCTACGAGATGACCCTGCTCGTCGAGCGCGTCGGCCAGCAGATCACCCCCGAGCTGCGCGCGCAGCTGCAGGGCGGCGTGCGTGGGTAGGACGAGATGAGGATTTCGGGATTCGACGATCCGGACTCCAGCGGCTGGGACGCACTGCACCGCGGCACCGAGCGCGAGGGTTTCGATTCGCCCAGCAAGTTCGACATGTCGACGCTGTCGACGATCATGCCCAAGCGCCGTCCGGCGCGGCCGAAGCCGGATCCGCAGGGCTACACCGACGAGGACACCCGCGAGTGGGGCTCGTCGGCGTCCGACGAGGAGTACGCGGCCGAGGAGTACCGCGCCCAGGAGTACACCGGCGGGCACCGGCGGATCGTGGAGGACGACTACCCGCCCGCGCCGCCGCGCGAGTACACGGGCCAGGACTATGCGGGCCAGGACTATGCGGGCCAGGACTACGCCGGCCAGGACTACGCGGCCCCGCCCGCACACCAGTACGCCGACAACGGCCACGACTACGCGGCTCCGCCCGCGCGGCAGTACGCCGAAGACGGCTACGACCCCGCCGAGCCCGAGTGGCAGGACGGCGAGACCTACCAGCCGGAACCCCCGGCGCTGGAACCGGCGTGGACCCCGCCCCGGGGTGCCCGCCCGCCCGCACCGCCCCGGCCCCCGGCGCCGCCGCGGCCGCCTGCCCCGCGCCCGCCGGCCCCCCGGCCGCCGGTCGCGCCGCCGCCGTCGTGGACGCCCCCGCCGGACCCGGAGACCCGCTGGATCCCGCGGCCGGAGCCGTGGGAGGACCCGGCCTGGAGCGAACCGGCCCGCGTCGCGAGCCCGGCGCCCGTCGTGTCGGCGAACTCGCGGGTCCGCCCGTACACCCGCACCGGCGGGCGCACGCGGTCCGACCACAACCTGGCGCTGGAGGCCCTGGTCTCGACGTCCGACGACGGCCGCCGCTACCGCGGGGTCCGGTCGGTCGAGCACCGCCGGATCTGCGACCTCTGCTTGGACACCCGCTCGGTCGCGGAGATCGCCGCCCACCTGCGGCTGCCGCTGGGCGTGGTGAAGATCCTGGTCGGCGACATGGCCGACATCGGCCTGGTGCTGATCCACCAGACCGAGCTGATCCTCGGCGACCGCTCGTCCCGTGACTTCATGGAGCGCGTGCTGGCGGGCCTGCGCGCCCTCTAGCCCGCGGTCAGGTCCAGGGCCAGGGTGTTGCCCGGCCCGGCCACCGCCCCGGTGAGCAGGGGCGTCGCGGACCCGCAGTTCGCGAACTCACCGATCGCGTACGTCGAGGTCAACCGGCCGCCGATGCCCGTGGTGAAGCCGTCCGGCACGAGCTCCGTCGTCACCGGCTGGGCCGTGCCGCAGGAGGCCCCGACGTCGTACGGGACGCCGTTCACGCGCACGTCCGACACCTTGACCGGCCAGGTCGCCGAGCCGGTGAAGCCGCCGAACACCGAGCCCTCGGCGTGGCCCGGCCCGAGCGTGACGGTCCCGCTGACCGCGCCGATCCCGGGCACCACCTTGGTCACCTTCGCCGGCGGCAAGGTGATCGTCCCGGAGAAGGTGTACGAGCCGATCTGCGTGTACATGTCGAACTGCCCCGGCCCGAGCTTCAGGTCGGCGACCGGTTTCGCGATGTGCGTCGTCCCGGTGACGCGGTACTTCGAGTAGACCGGCGGCCCGGCCGCGTCCGCCGCTCCGGCGAAACCCACCCCACCCACGATCGTCGCCGCGGCTACCGCGGTCACGCGCGTTCCCCACTTCATGGACCAGGCTTACCACCTGCGAGGACAGTCCGGTGGGGATTCACCACTTTCAGTCTTCGACGATGGCCGCCGAGGTGATCCGGTGGAGGGAGTACCGCTCGTTGTTCTCGCCCTCGAGGATCCCGCCGCCGACGCGCACCGGCCGGATCACGCGCTGGCTGGCGGTGCCGCGGGAGTCCACGAACCCGATCCACACCTCACGGCGCTCCAGCGTCGCCCGGGACAGCAGCTCGAGCGTGGCCGACGTGTCCGCGCCGCCGCCGACCGGGGCGCGCACCGCCGAGCCGCGG
Coding sequences within:
- a CDS encoding sensor histidine kinase; the protein is MRPGGGRWTDQGFTSTNDDGGAAVPNEDAAGVGGAPAQSPGDSPGRKAGFFSGMRDWRLRSKLAAVLIIPTLTAAVLGALRVVDDARQAAEFQRTADQVAFAVKVTTVVHELQNERGLAVARISSNNPLLQTGLDSQISKVDREVADLRSAASTLNYDDQATKDRYTRGIQRLDALRPLRAAFNTANGLPDITVMTAYSGILDSLIELGREVTTAVTDRDVLRLGTSTQAISEAKEFTTRSDAELQIAAFRGSFPGDLLDQTRASASSADASVQAFLANADDDQRQLYNDTYSGPEVDDRRRIQTAAFAFAQLDQPPSIDTTALGKDSTVSADKLHAVESNLLAQLKTRADDLATAAVNSAWVGGAIVLAALAAAIALMLIVARLMLRPLRVLRRSALDVAYTRLPETVQAILDDPDPVGASKKAVQPVPVTSRDEIGEVARSFDIVHEQAVKMAAEQALLRENVNGIFVNLSRRSQRLVERQLGVIDRLEADEQDPDHLASLFELDHLATRLRRNGESLLVLSGAGLAKSVPKPVPAADVIGAAVSEIEQYARIEVGIVPDVAVQGLAIHDLVHVLAELLDNATYFSEPETKVIVRAVVTRRKALAIQVTDHGVGMSDERLAEVNARLAEPPDLDVSVTRRMGLYVVSRLAKRHGIEVRLRENEDIEGGVIARVVVPAELLTHLRPGMQRQTPLPPGRSETSMSMPSIPIPAARSDFDQTQSFSPTPPPPSAPTPTPPPPPAPPKHEPVANQGGLVPLDQPISLDDLVSGGRAAGPFLSPELPKPDVPAWPTAEDLAPLAPSSNGDGASSRAGDTQFAPLVLPKREPKFVPPEEPPPAPPPAAEVGSSALEDDVPTRRLPIYQSVLSRWFSEGDDAAADPVPPQSDQGHQSHRSVQDEVEDPNLPPLTGRDEPVPEPVDELQPTAATRHPLLPPDDGWHSASDDGWQAAQSLLESKNEEITTAGLPKRIPNAYLVPGSISSSSSTPEAPAQNNFADATAGMPGTGAITRSASAARNRMASFQRGYTSGRHALKERPGDEVPVSGNTDSSEE
- a CDS encoding roadblock/LC7 domain-containing protein, which codes for MQPGGSAQPNGQAHAKANNAGSFAWLITDFVHRVPGAAHAVVVSADGLLLAASRGLPKDRADQLAAVASGLTSLARGAAKVFEGGTVAQTVVEMANGFLFLMSVSDGSCLAVLGSPESDIGLVVYEMTLLVERVGQQLTPEMRAQLQGAAVRR
- a CDS encoding DUF742 domain-containing protein translates to MDDGRLRGDGRLGDDFSGGWSEQPDDGREDWQSFRERVDREWRARRVQASDSDPVREPPNWLTDSGAGQEPIRPIAGGTEYRDRLLGGPGAELFGGSSGPLYDAHEFAAYSTERDFGAGPDSGELAAALPRQAHQEYVDEPAPTEMETSGLVRPYFRTRGRTKATLDLAIEALISTSEQGRMLDRVRVPEHRSICDLCLDTRSVAEVAALLRLPLGVVRVLIGDVAGLGLVLVHSSSTTVGDRPSIEFMERVLSGLRRI
- a CDS encoding GTP-binding protein; translated protein: MGFGEFDSDANAPQVTGPTSSAKIVVAGGFGSGKTTLVGAISEIDPLTTEAMMTEASVGHDDTSATPNKTTTTVAMDFGRISLDSDLVLYVFGTPGQHRFWFMWDDLAVGAIGAVVLVDTRRLADAFPSIDFFENRKLPYVVAINCFDRLLHHQIEDVRHALTIAPSVPIMACDARERDSAKQVLISVVQHAIAHDSALRAG
- a CDS encoding roadblock/LC7 domain-containing protein — translated: MTASGQGTFGWLITDFVRRVPGAAHAVLVSADGLLLAPSEGLPQERAEQLSAVASGLISLTHGAARCFEAGGVNQTVVEMERGYLFLMSVSDGSSLAVLAAPTCDIGTVAYEMTLLVERVGQQITPELRAQLQGGVRG
- a CDS encoding DUF742 domain-containing protein, with amino-acid sequence MRISGFDDPDSSGWDALHRGTEREGFDSPSKFDMSTLSTIMPKRRPARPKPDPQGYTDEDTREWGSSASDEEYAAEEYRAQEYTGGHRRIVEDDYPPAPPREYTGQDYAGQDYAGQDYAGQDYAAPPAHQYADNGHDYAAPPARQYAEDGYDPAEPEWQDGETYQPEPPALEPAWTPPRGARPPAPPRPPAPPRPPAPRPPAPRPPVAPPPSWTPPPDPETRWIPRPEPWEDPAWSEPARVASPAPVVSANSRVRPYTRTGGRTRSDHNLALEALVSTSDDGRRYRGVRSVEHRRICDLCLDTRSVAEIAAHLRLPLGVVKILVGDMADIGLVLIHQTELILGDRSSRDFMERVLAGLRAL